One genomic window of Dehalobacter sp. includes the following:
- the csrA gene encoding carbon storage regulator CsrA has protein sequence MLVLSRKINERIMIGDDIEVVVVAVVGDQVRIGIEAPKDIKILRSEVYEEVQNQNVKASAASKLSEADLSEQLKQMLKGNLPRDKE, from the coding sequence ATGCTGGTTTTATCACGGAAAATCAATGAAAGAATTATGATCGGCGACGATATTGAAGTTGTGGTGGTTGCGGTAGTCGGAGATCAGGTCAGGATTGGCATTGAAGCACCCAAAGATATTAAGATTCTGCGTAGCGAAGTCTATGAAGAAGTGCAGAATCAAAATGTGAAGGCTTCCGCTGCATCCAAGCTTTCGGAAGCGGATTTATCCGAGCAGTTGAAACAAATGCTAAAGGGGAATTTGCCCAGGGATAAAGAATAA
- a CDS encoding M20/M25/M40 family metallo-hydrolase yields MKSRRTFLKIAAGMAAFVIPWTVLPGAWGQKLGSLLGIPSSSIEFASGEGTVWVPSTKAVSRKAIEDIQYLSHANLEGRRAGTAGETKALVYLEGQFKALLLESFSADNYWQLFSIPSMKEKMIDGRALFRPDETDTLRVPAANILAGITGSNPEQTLILSAHFDHLGIYNGEVYPGANDNASGVGCILQVMRQLVKEAQDGFAPKINIAVAFWSAEEMGFLGSKYFIQNPLIPLSEIKAVINADTVGNGAVGEYILWSAGESSQTLIETMKEAGRVNGAVLEHVSGGSHHSDEISFTGTDIPAVTILGKEWLVNNHTPEDKISAVNEEKLEMTCNIIYRAIKSLAY; encoded by the coding sequence ATGAAATCACGCCGGACTTTTTTAAAAATTGCAGCCGGAATGGCGGCATTTGTTATCCCCTGGACGGTCCTACCTGGGGCCTGGGGGCAGAAACTCGGAAGCCTTCTGGGAATTCCGTCTTCCAGTATTGAATTTGCTTCAGGCGAAGGTACTGTTTGGGTGCCCTCAACCAAGGCGGTTTCCAGAAAAGCCATCGAAGATATCCAGTACTTGTCTCATGCCAATCTCGAAGGCCGGCGGGCGGGAACTGCGGGAGAGACCAAAGCGCTTGTTTACCTGGAAGGACAATTCAAGGCCTTGCTGCTGGAGTCTTTTAGCGCGGACAACTACTGGCAGCTCTTTTCAATTCCTTCGATGAAAGAAAAGATGATTGACGGCAGAGCGCTCTTTCGACCTGATGAAACGGATACACTTCGGGTCCCGGCGGCCAATATCTTAGCTGGTATTACCGGGAGTAACCCGGAACAGACACTTATCCTCTCTGCCCATTTTGACCATCTTGGTATTTATAACGGGGAAGTCTATCCGGGTGCGAATGACAATGCTTCTGGTGTAGGCTGCATTCTTCAAGTCATGCGTCAGCTGGTGAAGGAAGCACAGGACGGTTTTGCGCCTAAAATCAATATTGCAGTGGCTTTTTGGAGCGCTGAAGAAATGGGCTTTCTGGGCTCCAAATATTTTATACAGAATCCTCTGATCCCGCTCTCCGAAATAAAGGCGGTTATTAACGCTGATACGGTCGGCAATGGTGCCGTAGGAGAGTATATTCTCTGGTCAGCCGGTGAAAGCTCTCAGACTTTGATTGAGACCATGAAAGAAGCAGGTAGGGTAAATGGGGCGGTCCTTGAGCATGTTTCTGGCGGCAGCCATCATAGCGATGAAATATCCTTTACAGGCACCGACATCCCTGCGGTAACCATTCTGGGCAAGGAGTGGCTGGTGAACAATCATACGCCGGAAGACAAAATATCCGCAGTCAACGAAGAGAAACTAGAAATGACGTGCAATATTATCTATAGGGCCATCAAAAGCCTGGCTTACTAA
- a CDS encoding flagellar motor protein encodes MDITTILGLVLGFFGILFGFVLEGGHLGSLFAVSPIFIVVFGTLGATVIGIPLDELKKLSKWVKIAFMNQSFGVEKAYFTLVHFSEKARQEGLLSLEQELETVDDKFTKQGMQLVIDGTDPEITRSILESNIAVLENRHKVGITFFESAGGYSPTLGIIGTVMGLVHVLGNLTDPDSLSGSIAAAFIATLYGVCLANLVYLPIAAKLKIKNQMEVQTMEMILDGIISIQSGENPAILKEKLKTHLGYMPEKETKFEGAFEASEVNY; translated from the coding sequence ATGGATATAACTACCATCTTGGGGCTTGTCCTGGGATTTTTCGGTATCTTATTCGGTTTTGTCTTAGAGGGCGGGCATCTTGGTTCTTTGTTTGCTGTATCTCCCATATTTATTGTTGTTTTCGGCACACTGGGCGCTACGGTAATCGGTATCCCTTTAGACGAGCTTAAGAAATTGTCCAAATGGGTAAAGATTGCTTTCATGAATCAATCCTTCGGTGTGGAGAAAGCCTATTTCACCCTGGTTCATTTTTCCGAGAAAGCCCGTCAGGAAGGACTTTTAAGCCTTGAGCAGGAATTGGAAACCGTCGATGACAAATTTACCAAACAGGGCATGCAGTTGGTTATTGACGGTACAGACCCGGAAATCACCAGAAGCATCCTGGAATCAAATATTGCTGTTTTGGAAAACAGGCATAAGGTTGGGATCACCTTTTTCGAGTCCGCAGGTGGTTACAGCCCGACTTTGGGGATTATCGGAACAGTTATGGGTCTGGTTCACGTTCTTGGCAATCTGACGGATCCCGACAGTCTTTCCGGTTCGATTGCCGCAGCCTTTATTGCTACCCTCTACGGTGTTTGTCTGGCTAACCTGGTCTATCTGCCGATCGCAGCCAAGCTGAAAATAAAAAACCAAATGGAAGTGCAGACCATGGAAATGATTCTTGACGGGATTATTTCGATTCAATCCGGAGAGAACCCCGCGATCCTGAAAGAAAAACTCAAAACTCACCTCGGTTATATGCCCGAGAAAGAAACTAAATTTGAAGGTGCATTTGAAGCCAGTGAAGTGAATTATTAA
- a CDS encoding OmpA family protein, with protein MRRHKTQDGHPPGQERWLVTYSDLITLLMIFFIVMYSMSQVDASKFRAMAQSLSITLGGAAPSAVNLSETQAGDSFIESGSTEDSTSTGQDDQQGIEQETTPSEGTGQGDTDYQENLTIEGIKAKLDQFAKENGIENKLVSSIEERGLVISIQDTLLFNSGSAEISTNSRAILKKISTVLSASPNFIKVEGHTCNLPIHTAEFRSNWELSVLRATNVVHILVDDGEIDPLRLSAAGYGEYRPVADNSTEQGRITNRRVDLVILRSKYDLLEPGSSSSNTATGADSNGNSSN; from the coding sequence ATGAGAAGGCATAAAACACAAGATGGCCACCCCCCTGGTCAGGAACGGTGGCTTGTCACCTACTCGGACCTCATTACGCTATTAATGATTTTTTTTATTGTGATGTATTCGATGAGTCAGGTTGACGCCAGTAAATTCAGGGCAATGGCCCAATCCCTGAGCATAACGCTTGGTGGTGCGGCACCTTCTGCGGTTAACCTGTCGGAAACACAGGCCGGGGATTCTTTCATTGAAAGCGGGAGTACTGAAGATTCAACTTCGACAGGCCAGGATGACCAGCAAGGAATCGAGCAGGAGACCACCCCTTCAGAAGGAACCGGTCAAGGAGATACGGACTATCAGGAAAACCTTACGATCGAGGGCATCAAAGCCAAACTGGACCAGTTTGCGAAAGAAAATGGAATTGAAAATAAGCTCGTATCATCCATTGAGGAACGAGGCCTGGTCATCAGTATTCAGGACACCTTGCTGTTTAACAGCGGCTCGGCAGAAATATCAACGAATTCACGGGCCATCCTGAAAAAAATCAGCACGGTCCTGTCCGCCTCACCGAATTTTATAAAAGTAGAAGGACACACCTGCAACCTGCCAATCCATACCGCAGAATTTCGAAGCAATTGGGAACTGTCCGTACTCAGGGCGACCAATGTCGTCCATATTCTTGTCGACGACGGTGAGATCGATCCCCTTCGGCTGTCAGCAGCAGGGTACGGTGAATACCGCCCGGTCGCCGATAACAGCACAGAACAGGGAAGGATCACCAACCGCAGAGTTGACCTGGTTATCCTGCGTTCCAAGTATGATCTGCTCGAACCGGGCAGCAGCAGTAGCAATACGGCTACAGGTGCCGACAGCAACGGAAACAGCAGCAACTAG
- the flgM gene encoding flagellar biosynthesis anti-sigma factor FlgM codes for MKIDGTSISPVGSVQAATRVSQTGKVNTVLEKDQLAVSENAQVFQKLLQKMKEMPDIRDDRVRAISEQIANGEFNLDAASIAEGILSPSGMEGK; via the coding sequence ATGAAAATAGATGGTACTTCGATTTCCCCCGTCGGTAGTGTCCAGGCTGCGACCCGGGTATCGCAGACGGGTAAGGTCAATACGGTTTTAGAAAAGGATCAGTTGGCCGTATCTGAAAATGCGCAAGTTTTTCAAAAGCTGCTGCAAAAGATGAAAGAAATGCCGGACATCAGAGATGATAGGGTCAGGGCAATCTCGGAACAAATCGCCAATGGTGAATTTAATCTTGATGCAGCTTCTATTGCAGAAGGAATTCTTTCTCCAAGCGGGATGGAGGGAAAATAA
- a CDS encoding glycosyltransferase family 2 protein: MRKLSLVMIVKNEEKVLARCLDSVKHLVDEMIVADTGSTDDTKKIAHAYGAKVCDYVWEDDFAKARNFALSYAAGDWNLILDADEVLTQGTKESIRHFIEQPEAIGRIKVVSKIRQDHEIRTSSTWVSRLIPKGIYFEGRVHEQIKSNLPRVNTEIEVNHDGYYETDKTGRNLRLLLLELDDHPCDPYLLYQTAKQYKLSGQYQTANSYFKKCYQFLGLNAGYRDLVVIDYLYNILATGKLLKGLGMIEKERAQFADYPDFHFVCALFYMELVFSDVNKYIHLFPEIEREYKTCLQLGETDKYSTMTGTGSFLAAYNLGVYYETTGDMVKAKEYYTRATSEGYKPALTRIADLKPGI; encoded by the coding sequence ATGAGAAAGCTATCGTTGGTCATGATTGTTAAAAATGAAGAGAAGGTCTTAGCCAGATGTTTGGACAGTGTTAAACATCTTGTTGATGAAATGATTGTTGCGGATACGGGTTCCACGGATGATACGAAAAAAATTGCTCACGCTTATGGTGCTAAAGTATGCGATTATGTTTGGGAGGATGACTTTGCCAAGGCCCGGAATTTTGCGCTGAGTTACGCGGCAGGGGATTGGAATCTAATCCTCGATGCTGATGAAGTACTTACACAGGGAACGAAAGAGAGTATTCGGCACTTTATCGAGCAGCCTGAGGCCATCGGCAGAATCAAAGTGGTCAGTAAGATTAGGCAGGATCATGAAATAAGAACTTCCAGCACTTGGGTTTCCAGGTTGATCCCGAAAGGAATTTATTTTGAAGGCAGAGTTCATGAGCAAATTAAATCAAACCTTCCACGGGTCAATACGGAAATCGAAGTGAATCATGACGGCTACTACGAAACGGACAAAACGGGCCGAAATTTACGTTTATTGCTTCTCGAATTGGACGATCATCCTTGTGACCCTTATCTTCTTTACCAGACAGCCAAACAATACAAATTATCCGGCCAATATCAGACGGCAAACAGCTATTTCAAAAAATGCTATCAATTTCTGGGTCTAAACGCAGGCTATAGAGATCTTGTTGTGATTGACTATCTTTACAATATTCTTGCCACCGGGAAACTACTTAAAGGACTCGGCATGATCGAAAAAGAAAGAGCGCAGTTTGCCGATTATCCGGATTTTCATTTTGTATGCGCTCTTTTCTATATGGAGCTTGTTTTTTCAGATGTGAACAAATATATTCACTTGTTTCCGGAGATTGAACGGGAGTATAAAACCTGTCTTCAACTGGGAGAGACAGATAAGTACAGTACAATGACCGGAACGGGAAGTTTCCTGGCAGCCTATAATCTGGGCGTGTACTATGAAACAACCGGTGACATGGTCAAGGCGAAAGAATATTATACCAGAGCTACATCAGAAGGATATAAACCTGCTTTAACCCGTATTGCGGATCTGAAGCCAGGGATTTAA
- a CDS encoding DUF6470 family protein — protein MITLQINQQFARIGLNIKDASYELNKKQPNLQIDQIHPNVQVQTSQPNLEIDSSLMRESMGFGNIWFIIQNLKANADAEFQQDLETIVQTGRRIGEIENDVPIGQVVFETMAPPESEVTIAALAPIEIQYTSAEVHSSLQQGDVQYSADLGKVSIDGFTYPSVRSYIEQQAYLEIKAIGQAIDIKQ, from the coding sequence ATGATTACCCTGCAAATTAACCAGCAGTTTGCCAGGATCGGCTTGAATATCAAGGATGCCAGCTATGAACTGAATAAAAAGCAGCCCAATTTACAGATCGACCAGATTCATCCGAATGTTCAGGTTCAAACATCACAACCGAACCTCGAAATTGACTCCAGTCTGATGCGCGAATCGATGGGATTTGGAAATATTTGGTTTATCATACAAAACCTTAAAGCAAATGCCGATGCCGAATTTCAGCAGGATCTGGAAACGATCGTTCAAACGGGGCGCCGAATCGGCGAGATTGAAAATGATGTGCCAATTGGACAGGTCGTGTTTGAAACGATGGCCCCGCCCGAGAGCGAGGTCACGATTGCTGCGCTTGCACCCATTGAAATTCAGTATACATCGGCTGAAGTGCATTCCAGCCTTCAGCAGGGCGATGTTCAATATTCCGCCGATTTGGGCAAGGTATCGATAGACGGTTTTACGTATCCGTCTGTTCGTTCTTATATTGAGCAGCAGGCCTACCTCGAAATCAAAGCAATAGGACAAGCCATTGATATCAAACAATGA
- the flgL gene encoding flagellar hook-associated protein FlgL, with translation MRITNNILSSNLLSNLQKSSNKMIDLQNNISTGEAISKPSDDPSKITAILGLKTNITSMEQWKDNASQALDYMSSVESVTANMTSMLQRLRGLAVQGSNQTNSPEDLGEIKKEADQIIEQLGVMANSQVGSRYIFSGTNTDTAPWPGTGLWTGNTESLSVELGANVSFDISINGQQLFGVNSATGVSDFFTALNNFSTALNNGDYAAVGNSISDLDSLLSSFIDGRAELGAKISRVETINNNLETSIINAQTNLSNLRDTDLAAAIVDYNSTMNTYRAALSVGAQIIQPSLVDFLR, from the coding sequence ATGCGCATAACGAATAATATTCTCAGCAGCAACCTTTTGTCAAATCTGCAAAAATCCAGCAATAAAATGATTGATCTCCAGAACAACATTTCCACAGGCGAAGCAATATCGAAACCCTCGGATGATCCGTCCAAAATTACGGCTATTCTAGGGCTGAAGACGAATATTACATCGATGGAGCAATGGAAGGACAATGCCAGCCAGGCACTTGACTATATGTCCAGTGTTGAATCGGTAACTGCCAACATGACTTCGATGCTGCAGCGGTTAAGAGGGCTTGCGGTCCAGGGGTCCAACCAGACCAATTCCCCGGAAGATCTGGGTGAAATTAAGAAGGAAGCTGATCAGATTATTGAACAACTCGGCGTCATGGCCAACAGCCAAGTCGGTTCGCGCTATATTTTCAGCGGAACAAATACGGACACAGCCCCCTGGCCGGGAACGGGCCTTTGGACAGGCAATACCGAATCACTGTCCGTCGAACTGGGCGCCAATGTCAGTTTTGATATTTCGATCAATGGCCAGCAGCTTTTTGGCGTCAATTCTGCGACCGGGGTCAGCGATTTTTTTACAGCGCTGAATAATTTTTCAACGGCACTGAATAATGGTGATTACGCCGCAGTCGGTAATTCCATCTCTGATCTTGATTCGCTATTAAGCTCGTTTATCGATGGCCGGGCAGAACTCGGAGCGAAGATCAGCAGGGTAGAAACAATCAATAACAACCTTGAGACCAGTATCATCAATGCACAGACGAACCTGTCCAATCTTCGGGATACGGACCTGGCAGCAGCGATCGTGGATTATAACTCCACCATGAATACGTACCGGGCGGCGTTGTCGGTCGGTGCCCAAATTATCCAGCCTTCTTTGGTTGATTTTCTCCGATAA
- a CDS encoding flagellar assembly protein FliW, producing the protein MESAIFFPEGIPGFEELKEFSLNIEEDTFLARLEATANREIAFFLVRSQLFFPDYLPKVDLSPRETEILEIGTSDQVDVWNIITVHANDLVQSTVNLRAPLILNPRTGKGVQLILNEEIHSSRQPLFPTQQDSIATKNDEEGAVD; encoded by the coding sequence ATGGAATCAGCCATCTTTTTCCCTGAGGGAATACCGGGATTTGAAGAGTTAAAAGAATTCTCTCTGAATATCGAAGAGGATACTTTTCTGGCTCGGCTGGAGGCTACCGCCAACCGGGAAATTGCTTTTTTCCTGGTCCGGTCACAGCTCTTTTTCCCGGACTATTTGCCTAAAGTGGACTTGAGCCCGCGTGAAACAGAGATTTTGGAGATTGGAACCTCTGATCAGGTGGACGTTTGGAATATCATTACGGTGCACGCCAATGATCTGGTTCAGTCCACTGTTAACCTGCGTGCTCCTCTTATTTTGAATCCGAGGACTGGTAAAGGGGTTCAATTGATTCTGAACGAGGAGATTCATTCATCCAGACAGCCGCTGTTTCCAACACAGCAGGATTCTATCGCTACAAAAAACGATGAAGAAGGAGCTGTGGACTGA
- the flgK gene encoding flagellar hook-associated protein FlgK, with protein sequence MYSTFMGLETAYRALITSQAAIDTTGQNISNASTTGYSRQIANMQATTPLTITANSKDLSIGTGSFLRDITRVRDAYLDQQYRRETSQYEYWSGKEATLSLTEQFFNETSNYSLSSDMSEFWNAWSDLANSPEESASRIVVREKAVSLTETFHNIDQQITSLQNDLNNSVDTTITKINTFSDQIQLLNNQIRNAEIRGDNPNDLKDQRDQIVDELSKIVPVTVEESLDPNFTDRSVGNYTVRIGNSTAADSVLVTNGSAYHLQENPVPTDAATGFSEVWWEASADGTKTAAEVDLGNGMGSLQADIEMRDTYLSEFRGNLNTLVIVIADSVNALHQSGQGLTTDTGLDFFTSSDLTSPITAANIIVNQDIQDDVNLIATGIADATGVSSGDSSIALAISALSSGWDSLTTYASVPASITVLGASSILDYYEGLTAELGSDVEQSTRMAEGQSVLATQLSNSREALSGVSLDEEMIDMIRFQKGYSSAARVVTVLDTMLESLLGMGVTK encoded by the coding sequence ATGTACTCAACATTTATGGGGCTGGAAACGGCCTATAGAGCCTTAATTACATCTCAGGCGGCCATCGATACAACCGGTCAAAATATTTCCAATGCCAGTACCACGGGCTATTCGAGACAGATCGCCAATATGCAGGCAACAACACCGCTGACGATTACTGCTAACAGCAAGGATTTGAGCATTGGTACGGGTTCTTTTTTAAGGGATATCACAAGGGTGAGAGATGCTTATCTCGACCAGCAGTACCGCAGGGAAACATCACAATACGAATATTGGTCTGGAAAGGAAGCAACCTTAAGTCTGACTGAGCAGTTTTTTAATGAAACTTCGAATTACAGCCTTAGCTCCGATATGTCGGAATTTTGGAATGCCTGGAGTGATCTGGCTAATTCTCCGGAGGAAAGTGCCTCTCGTATCGTTGTCAGGGAAAAAGCAGTATCGCTCACGGAAACTTTTCATAATATTGATCAGCAGATCACTTCTTTGCAGAATGACCTTAATAACAGCGTTGATACAACGATCACGAAGATTAATACATTTTCCGATCAGATACAGCTGCTGAATAATCAAATCCGGAATGCTGAGATCAGAGGGGACAACCCAAATGATTTAAAGGACCAGAGAGACCAAATTGTTGATGAACTATCCAAAATTGTGCCGGTTACCGTTGAGGAGTCCTTGGATCCCAATTTTACGGACAGATCCGTAGGAAATTATACGGTGAGAATTGGGAATTCTACTGCTGCCGATAGTGTGCTCGTCACAAACGGCTCAGCATATCACCTGCAGGAAAACCCGGTTCCGACAGATGCAGCCACAGGTTTTAGCGAGGTGTGGTGGGAAGCTTCCGCAGACGGGACAAAAACTGCCGCTGAGGTTGATCTCGGGAACGGCATGGGTTCTCTTCAAGCCGATATCGAAATGCGGGATACGTATCTGAGCGAATTTAGGGGCAATTTGAATACACTGGTTATAGTTATCGCCGATTCAGTCAATGCGCTTCACCAGTCAGGTCAGGGACTCACGACAGATACGGGACTGGACTTCTTTACCAGCTCGGATTTAACCAGCCCGATAACGGCCGCGAATATTATTGTGAATCAAGACATTCAGGATGACGTCAATCTCATTGCGACCGGGATTGCGGATGCTACGGGAGTCTCGTCCGGTGACAGCAGCATTGCCCTGGCTATCTCTGCACTGTCATCTGGCTGGGACAGCCTGACAACTTATGCTTCCGTGCCGGCCAGCATCACTGTGCTGGGAGCCAGTTCAATCTTGGACTACTACGAAGGGTTAACGGCAGAGCTTGGTTCTGATGTGGAACAAAGCACCAGAATGGCTGAAGGCCAGAGTGTACTTGCCACGCAGCTCAGTAATTCCAGGGAAGCGCTGTCAGGGGTTTCTTTGGATGAAGAGATGATCGATATGATCAGGTTCCAGAAAGGGTACAGTTCGGCAGCCAGAGTTGTGACAGTGCTGGATACCATGCTGGAATCACTTCTGGGCATGGGTGTCACGAAATAG
- a CDS encoding glycosyltransferase — translation MKLSIGMMVKNEEKNLERCLESLKPLLNAVSSELIIVDTGSMDQTVEIARKYTDKIYFHPWEDDYSKMRNITVQYTRGDWFMFVDADEELVDHKPIVQFLTTKASKNINAAAIKINNIYHFNEPSKIGTGVVTRLFRKTAKFGFRGVIHEEPIFNPPLAVIDTVLLHYGYPADDPELKKRKFKLYEPILQQAIEKDPENIGLLFYLSNTIATFKNHKDALEPAIRAYETAKRKNSDPVEYFYVYGTLAILYNDNGEYKKTVEIAQEGLEYREWAIDLWFCLAKAQGMLKKYQEAIASYQKFLYYAENYEQYLGKDPRILANSISKTEEVYYDLGVMYKEMYQKADALEVLEKIESIELVEKAVPHQIALYLSLEKYKGIKGFYNKIKAFAKKDLEKSFCLALESLLLSENDDKRKEAAGFFQSEDSEYGLLNKIRLWEPENVSSQLLDGIKNLPLNELGFYYGDVFYFLIKRKLPLGSVNLKIQEQELELFFKYLTEKYLDFVQDCYAYLLSQDEEAAIEEKRIHKILRRIILEAEHLDEAKYDQVLDRYIKEGIVYIRQIYRPELFENDKPYLLANKEEIFFYYLDKARSVENFDQAQYVRCLKKALLEYPDMKKGIEILLNRLTQKMDDQTPPAVSAEMQEYARIVKSNLKQFIQNGMFKEAREIIQGYEEIISNDPEIANFKLNIRISEQS, via the coding sequence TTGAAATTAAGCATCGGTATGATGGTAAAAAATGAGGAAAAAAATCTGGAAAGATGTTTAGAAAGCCTTAAGCCACTTTTAAACGCAGTATCTTCGGAACTCATCATTGTGGATACGGGCTCAATGGATCAGACAGTGGAAATCGCCAGAAAATACACGGATAAAATATACTTTCATCCTTGGGAAGATGACTATTCGAAAATGAGGAATATAACGGTGCAGTACACCCGGGGGGACTGGTTCATGTTTGTAGATGCCGATGAAGAGCTGGTGGATCATAAGCCGATTGTTCAATTTTTAACAACAAAGGCATCTAAAAATATCAACGCAGCAGCGATCAAAATTAACAATATTTATCATTTTAATGAACCAAGCAAAATTGGCACCGGCGTCGTAACACGGCTATTTCGCAAGACCGCCAAATTTGGCTTTCGTGGCGTTATTCACGAAGAGCCTATCTTCAACCCGCCCCTGGCAGTCATTGATACCGTACTGCTTCATTATGGCTATCCTGCCGATGATCCGGAACTTAAGAAGCGGAAGTTTAAGCTTTACGAGCCCATCCTACAGCAAGCCATCGAGAAGGACCCTGAGAATATTGGCTTATTATTTTATCTTTCCAATACGATTGCCACATTTAAAAATCATAAGGACGCCCTGGAGCCCGCAATCAGAGCTTACGAAACTGCCAAAAGAAAGAACTCGGATCCAGTAGAGTATTTCTATGTGTATGGTACCCTGGCTATTTTATACAACGATAATGGTGAGTACAAGAAGACTGTAGAAATAGCTCAGGAAGGCCTCGAATACAGGGAATGGGCCATTGACTTATGGTTTTGTCTCGCTAAAGCCCAGGGGATGTTGAAGAAATACCAGGAAGCCATTGCAAGTTACCAGAAGTTTTTATATTACGCTGAGAACTATGAACAGTATCTCGGAAAAGACCCAAGAATTTTGGCGAATTCGATCTCCAAAACAGAAGAAGTGTACTATGACTTGGGTGTTATGTACAAGGAAATGTATCAGAAAGCAGATGCGCTGGAAGTACTGGAGAAGATCGAATCCATCGAATTGGTCGAAAAAGCTGTTCCTCATCAAATCGCGCTTTATTTAAGCCTCGAAAAATATAAAGGGATTAAAGGTTTTTACAATAAAATAAAAGCATTTGCCAAGAAAGACCTGGAAAAAAGTTTTTGCCTGGCGTTAGAGTCTTTATTGCTGAGTGAGAATGACGATAAAAGGAAAGAAGCAGCCGGATTTTTCCAGAGTGAAGATTCGGAGTATGGCTTGTTAAACAAAATCAGGCTCTGGGAGCCGGAAAATGTAAGCAGCCAGCTGCTGGATGGGATCAAGAACCTTCCGCTTAATGAGCTCGGGTTTTATTATGGAGATGTGTTCTATTTCCTTATAAAAAGGAAGCTCCCCTTAGGCAGTGTTAACCTTAAAATTCAGGAGCAGGAGCTCGAATTGTTCTTCAAATATCTGACTGAAAAATATCTGGATTTTGTTCAGGATTGTTATGCCTACCTGCTGAGTCAGGATGAAGAAGCAGCGATTGAAGAAAAAAGAATCCACAAAATATTACGAAGGATCATTCTTGAAGCGGAACACCTTGATGAAGCAAAGTATGATCAGGTGCTGGATAGGTATATCAAAGAGGGGATCGTCTATATCAGGCAAATCTACCGCCCGGAACTATTTGAAAATGACAAACCTTATCTCCTGGCCAATAAGGAAGAAATATTTTTCTACTATCTTGATAAAGCCCGTTCCGTTGAGAATTTCGATCAGGCCCAATACGTCAGGTGTTTGAAAAAAGCACTCCTTGAGTATCCTGATATGAAAAAAGGAATAGAAATACTCCTGAACAGGCTGACGCAAAAGATGGACGATCAGACGCCGCCTGCTGTCAGCGCTGAAATGCAGGAATATGCACGGATTGTGAAATCAAATCTGAAACAGTTTATTCAAAACGGGATGTTCAAAGAAGCCAGGGAAATTATTCAGGGCTATGAGGAAATTATTTCAAATGATCCGGAAATTGCCAATTTTAAATTAAATATTAGGATTTCGGAACAAAGTTAG
- a CDS encoding flagellar protein FlgN, with amino-acid sequence MAEYVAGLENNLQQQIAFYRQLVELEQEKQKALVDNVIERIESITAQEEKILLEVGQLEEERLYWAEFFGKEVGKKAEDITLMDLIQYSPGFEPIGQEFEKVISQLKNLHEINAKLLKSALSIADFTLRLLTGQKHTTYSNPKGVKNEFSQNNLINKSI; translated from the coding sequence GTGGCAGAATATGTAGCAGGTCTGGAAAATAACCTACAACAGCAAATTGCTTTCTATCGGCAGTTGGTCGAATTAGAACAGGAAAAGCAGAAAGCGCTCGTGGACAATGTTATTGAGAGAATAGAAAGCATCACCGCTCAGGAAGAAAAAATTCTGCTCGAAGTCGGACAGTTGGAAGAGGAAAGACTTTACTGGGCGGAATTTTTTGGTAAAGAGGTTGGCAAGAAAGCAGAGGATATTACCTTAATGGATCTGATCCAATATTCTCCGGGCTTTGAGCCGATTGGCCAGGAATTCGAAAAAGTCATCAGCCAACTTAAAAATTTACATGAGATCAATGCCAAATTGCTTAAAAGTGCTTTGAGTATTGCCGATTTTACACTGAGACTTCTAACGGGCCAAAAGCATACAACATACTCAAATCCTAAAGGTGTAAAAAATGAATTCAGTCAAAATAATTTGATTAATAAGAGCATCTGA